A window of Patagioenas fasciata isolate bPatFas1 chromosome 5, bPatFas1.hap1, whole genome shotgun sequence contains these coding sequences:
- the TKFC gene encoding triokinase/FMN cyclase, with protein MEVPKKLVNSVSGCVDDALAGLVACHPGLRLLRGHRVVLRADLAAIRGRVALISGGGSGHEPAHAGYIGKGMLTGVVAGAVFTSPAVGSILAAIRAVTQAGAAGTLLLVKNYTGDRLNFGLALERARAGGADVRMLVVGDDSAFAAPKKAGRRGLCGTVLLHKVAGAMAEAGATLDEIVEKVSVAAKAMGTLGLSLSPCSVPGSKPTFHLAEDEMELGLGIHGEAGVRRMKVLPADEAVETMLAHMTDPSNASHLPLRPGASVVLVVNNLGGLSCLELNIVAGAAVRRLESRGVRIARALVGSFMTALEMAGVSLTLMLVDEELVGLFDAPTTAAAWPNLAAAPATSQRSEIPAPTEEQGTVQHEASTGPGAARVQRVLERVCRTLLDMQDKLNELDRAAGDGDCGHTHARAARAIQEWLRAGPPPAAPAPLLSALADLLLEKMGGSSGVLYGLFLTAAARSLLNRDDLPAWADAVDAGVEAMQRYGGAAPGDRTMLDPLWAVAQALGTLRSPGAQLLPVLAAAVQSGEAAAEATKEMEAGAGRASYIGSARLLQPDPGAVAVAAVLRAVLEGLQG; from the exons ATGGAG gtCCCCAAGAAGCTGGTGAACTCGGTGTCCGGCTGTGTGGACGATGCGCTGGCGGGGCTGGTGGCCTGTCACCCCGggctgcggctgctgcggggACACCGCGTGGTCCTTCGTGCTGACTTGGCCGCCATCCGGGGACGAGTGGCACTGATCTCCGGGGGGGGCTCCGGCCACGAGCCCGCCCATGCAG GGTACATCGGGAAGGGGATGCTGACCGGCGTGGTGGCCGGTGCCGTCTTCACCTCTCCGGCTGTGGGCAGCATCCTGGCGGCCATCCGGGCGGTGACACAGGCTGGGGCAG CCGGGACGCTGCTGCTGGTGAAGAACTACACCGGGGACCGGCTGAACTTCGGGCTGGCGCTGGAGCGGGCGCGGGCCGGGGGGGCCGACGTACGCATGCTGGTGGTGGGGGACGACAGCGCCTTCGCCGCCCCCAAAAAAGCGGGGCGCCGGGGGCTGTGCGGCACCGTCCTCCTGCACAAG GTGGCGGGGGCCATGGCCGAAGCGGGGGCCACCTTGGATGAGATCGTGGAGAAGGTGTCGGTGGCCGCTAAAGCCATGG GTACCCTGGGGCTCAGCCTGTCCCCATGCAGCGTCCCCGGATCCAAGCCGACCTTCCACCTGGCTGAGGACGAGATGGAGCTGGGGCTGG GGATCCACGGCGAGGCCGGTGTGCGCAGGATGAAG GTGCTGCCGGCGGACGAGGCAGTGGAGACGATGCTGGCGCACATGACGGACCCCTCCAACGCCTCCCACCTGCCCCTGCGCCCCG GAGCCTCGGTGGTACTGGTGGTGAACAACCTGGGCGGTTTGTCCTGCCTGGAGCTCAACATCGTGGCTGGCGCAGCCGTGCGGCGCCTGG AGAGCCGAGGCGTCCGCATTGCCCGGGCTTTGGTGGGTTCCTTCATGACGGCGCTGGAGATGGCCGGAGTCTCCCTCACCCTCATGCTGGTGGATGAAGAGCTCGTGGGGCTGTTCG ATGCCCCCACCACGGCCGCAGCTTGGCCCAACCTGGCCGCGGCACCAGCGACGAGCCAGAGATCGGAGATACCGGCACCAACGGAGGAACAAGGGACTGTGCAGCACGAGGCCAGCACGG GGCCCGGCGCAGCGCGGGTGCAGCGGGTGCTGGAGCGGGTGTGCAGGACCCTGCTCGACATGCAGGACAAGCTCAACGAGCTGGACCGGGCGGCGGGGGACGGGGACTGCGGCCACACGCACGCCCGGGCTGCCCGAG CCATCCAGGAGTGGTTGCGCGCTGGGCCAcccccggcagccccggccccaCTGCTCTCCGCCCTGGCTGACCTGCTGCTGGAGAAGATGGGGGGCTCCTCCGGCGTG CTCTATGGGCTGTTTCTGACGGCGGCCGCTCGGTCCCTGCTCAACCGTGACGACCTCCCGGCGTGGGCTGACGCCGTGGATGCTGGAGTGGAGGCGATGCAGCG GTACGGTGGAGCCGCACCAGGGGACAGGACGATG CTGGACCCGCTATGGGCCGTGGCGCAGGCTCTGGGCACCCTGCGCAGCCCCGGTGCCCAACTGCTGCCGGTGCTGGCGGCCGCCGTGCAG AGCGGGGAGGCGGCAGCCGAGGCCACCAAGGAGATGGAGGCCGGGGCGGGCAGAGCCAGCTACATCGGCTCGGCGCGGCTGCTGCAGCCCGACCCGGGAGCTGTGGCGGTGGCGGCTGTGCTGCGGGCCGTgctggaggggctgcaggggtga